CGAGGGCTTCAACGACCTCGCCGAGCTCGGGCCGGCGATCTCGGTCTTCGGGTCCGCGCGGATCCCCGCCACCCACCCGGCCTACGACATCGGCGTCCGGGTCGGCAGTGCGCTCGCGAAGGCGGGCTTCGCGGTGATCACGGGCGGCGGGCCGGGCGCCATGGAGGCGGCCAACAAGGGCGCGATGGAGGCCGGCGGCGAGAGCGTCGGCCTCGGCATCGAGCTGCCTTGGGAGGCCAAGCTCAACGACTACGTCGGGTTCGGGCTCAACTTCCGCTACTTCTTCGTCCGCAAGATGATGTTCGTGAAGTACTCCCAGGGCTACGTCGTGCTGCCCGGCGGCCTGGGCACCCTCGACGAGCTGTTCGAGGCGATGACCCTGTCGCAGACGCTCAAGATCACGCAGTTCCCGATCGTGCTGATGGGCGTCGAGCACTGGCGGGGCCTCATCGACT
Above is a genomic segment from Nocardioides aromaticivorans containing:
- a CDS encoding LOG family protein, which gives rise to MTRRNGPGPRPSKGRPEGSTTDQRLLDSRGDGGWVHTDTWRVLKIQAEFVEGFNDLAELGPAISVFGSARIPATHPAYDIGVRVGSALAKAGFAVITGGGPGAMEAANKGAMEAGGESVGLGIELPWEAKLNDYVGFGLNFRYFFVRKMMFVKYSQGYVVLPGGLGTLDELFEAMTLSQTLKITQFPIVLMGVEHWRGLIDWMQGSMLEDARIKQSDIDMLTLTDDVDEAVELMVAARERHA